Part of the Micromonospora rhizosphaerae genome is shown below.
GATCAGCAAGGTGATCGCGGTCAGCAAGGCGTACACCACCCGGGTCGGCGCGGGGCCGTTCCCGACCGAGCTCTTCGACGACAACGGCCAGCACCTGCTCAAGATCGGCCACGAGTACGGCACCACCACCGGCCGGGAGCGCCGCACCGGCTGGTTCGACGCCGTCGTCGCCCGGTACGCCTGCCGCCTCAACGGGGTCACCGACCTGGTGGTCACCAAGCTGGACGTGCTCACCGGCCTGCCCAGAGTCCCGATCTGCGTCGGCTACGAGATCAACGGCGAACGCTTCGACGACATGCCGATGACCCAGACCGACTTCCACCACGCCAAGCCGATCTACGAAGAGCTCGACGGCTGGTGGGAGGACATCACCAAGGCGCGCACCGAGGACGAACTCCCCGAGAACGCAAAGCGCTACATCGCCCGCATCGAAGACCTAACCGGCACCCGCGTCAGCGTGGTAGGCGTAGGCCCCGGCCGCGAAGAAAACGTCCTCCGCCACCCCCTCCTCCCCTGACCCACCCCCCGGCCGCCCGCCCCGGTTCACTCCCGTGATCATGAAGTTATTGCGCTGACACGCCGGCGTCAGTGGCAATAACTTCATGATCGACCGAGGCTTGCGCAGGGCGTTGTCCACAGGGGGTGGCGCGGTTATCCACAGGGGGTTTTGTCGATCTCTGTGGGGGTGGATCGTCGGCGGGCATGGATGCTCTGACGATCGTGCGGCGGGTGGCTGCCGGCCGGGACGGCGTGGTGACGTTGGCTCAGGCGCGGGCAGCCGGGCTCAGTGTGCACGAGGTGCAGCGGTTGTGCCGGGCCGGCCGGTGGCGGGCCATTGCCAGGGGCGGATACCTCGTGGACGCGGACCGCTACGACGGGATTCCTCGACGTGCTCGCATCCGAGCCGCCGTCGCCTCGTTCGGTCCCGGGGCGGCGGTCGTGCTCGGCACGGCCGCCGAGCTGCACCGGATCGAGGGCTTGCGCCCGAGTGACTCCATTCACCTCTCGGTACCGGGTCCGGCCGCCCGGCCGGCCCGACTGGCTCACCCCGAGGTGGTGGTTCACCAGCTGCTCATCGCGCCAGGCCAGTTCGGACGGGTCGCCGGCATCATGGCCACCGATCCGCTGCGAACGGTCTCGGACCTCATCCTTCGCGAACAGCGCTATACCGCGGTCTCCCTGCTCGATTCCGCGTTGAATCGAGGCCTGCTGCGGCCGGAGGATCTGCAACTGGTGCCGTCGCTGCTTCGAGGCCGACGAGGCGCGGTCGCCGCCCGTGCCTACCTGACGGAGGCGGACGGCCGGGCACAGTCTCCGCTGGAGACGCGCACCCGGCTGCGCTGCGTCGATGGAAAGGTCCCACCGGATGCCCTCCAACTCGAGGTACGGGACCATGATGGCTACCTCATCGGTATCGGCGACATGGGGTGGCGTGCCTCGCGCATCATCGCCGAGGCTGACGGCCGCGCCGCGCAAGGAAGTCCGGACGCCCTCTTCGCCGACCGCCACCGCCAGAACCGCCTGCTGAACGCCGGCTGGGCCGTCCTCCGCTTCACCTGGGCCGACACCCTCCGCCCCGACTACATCCCGTGGATGGTCCGGCAGGCCATGGCCGCCGCACGGGATCGTCGATCATGAACTTGTTACCCACCGGCTCGGCGTGTCGTGGCAACAACTTCATGATCAACGGGGGCATCAAGGGGGCCGGTAGGATGCGGGGTCGTGCGGGTTCTTCTTGTGGGTGGTGGGGGGCGGGAGCATGCGCTCGCGCTCGGGCTTTCGGCCGATCCTTCCGTTGAGGCGCTGATCGCGGCGCCGGGGAATCCTGGCATCGGTGCGCTCGCCGAGCTGCGGAGCTTGGACGCGACCGATCCGTCGGCCGTTGCCGCCCTGGCCGTCGAGGTGGGGGCCGATCTCGTGGTGATCGGGCCGGAGGCGCCGCTGGTGGCGGGGGCCGCCGACGCGGTGCGGGCCAAGGGGATCCCCGCGTTCGGCCCGTCCGCCGAGGCGGCTCGGCTGGAGGGCTCCAAGGCCTTCGCCAAGGACGTGATGCTCGCCGCCGGTGTACCGACAGCCCGCGCCTTCACCTGCACCGACGCGGAGAGCACGTGCCGAGCGCTCGACGAGTTCGGGCCGCCGTACGTGGTGAAGAACGACGGGCTTGCCGCGGGCAAGGGCGTCGTGGTCACCGAGGACCGCGCCGCCGCGCTGCGGCACGCCGAAGAGTGCGGCCGGGTGGTGATCGAGGAGTACCTCGCCGGACCCGAGGTCTCGCTCTTCGTGGTCACCGACGGCGAGGCCGCGCTGCCGCTGCTCCCCGCGCAGGACTTCAAGCGGGTCGGCGACGGTGACACCGGCCCGAACACGGGCGGCATGGGGGCGTACGCGCCCCTGCCCTGGGCGCCGCCCGGTCTGGTCGGCGAGGTCGTGCGCGACGTCGTGCACCCGACCCTGGCCGAGATGCGCCGCCGGGGCACGCCCTTCGCCGGGCTGCTCTACGTCGGGCTGGCGATCACCGCCGCCGGGCCGCGGGTGATCGAGTTCAACGCCCGGTTCGGCGACCCGGAGACGCAGGTCGTCCTCGCGCTGCTGGAGACGCCGCTCGCCGGGCTGCTGCACGCCGCCGCGACCGGCACGCTGGCCGCGCACCCGCCGCTGTGCTGGCGGGACGGCGCGGCGGTCACCGTGGTGGTGGCCGCCGAGGGCTACCCGGCCGCGCCGCGCACCGGCGACGTGATCGCCGGCGCCGACCGTCCCGGCGTCATCCACGCGGGCACCGCCCACCGGGCCTCCGACGGCGCGTTGCTCTCCGCCGGCGGCCGGGTCCTCTGCGGTACGGCCACCGGCCCCGACCTGGCCGCCGCGCGGGACGCCGCGTACGCGCTGGTCGACGGGATCGAGTTGGCCGGCTCGCACCACCGCACCGACATCGCCGCTGCGGCGCAGGACGGCCGGATCACGATTCCGGCCTGACCGGGCAACCCCGGCCCCGTCGCCTCCCTCCAAAGCGGCGAGGCGAGGAGGTGGCCGGGTTGCCGGTGGATGTCGACGGCTATCCCTGAGCCGCCGGCCCCGGTCCCGGCCGACCGGCCGAGCCCTGGCTCCGGCCGGTCATCCGGTCCAGCAGGTTGGCGGTGGCCCGCTCGATGCGGTCGTCCCGGTGCCCGGGGCGGTTGAGCGCCATCGTCCAGCAGAGCGTGCCGGTGGCGAAGACGAGGCCGCCCTGCGGCGTCTCGTACAGGTGGGCGTTCTGCACCTGCTGCCCACCCTCCCTGGTCCGGTACGGCGACGCGCTGAGCACGGCGGACTTGGCGGTGGCGGGGCGCGGGCCGCCCGGGTTGACGCCGTCCGCCTCGCCACCGACCACGCCGGGGATCCGGTCGCCGTCGGCCACCCCGGCGCCGGCCCAGAACCAGTGGTCCGCCGCCCGGACCACCAGCGGCTGCGGGGCGCCGACGATGCCGTTGTACTGCACCCCGAGCAGCGCCTGCTCGGCCGGCCCGAGGCTGCGCCACTTGACCGTCGGGCCGGCGGCGTCCTGTCCCGGATCCGGCATGGTCTTGGCGCAGGCGACCACCCGCTCGGGCCGCCCGTCGGCGGCGGGCCGCACCCGGATGTGCCAGTAGACGCTGTTCGCGCCGAGGAAGGCCAGGCTCGTCCCGGCGGCCACCGCCCGCTCCGCGGCCCGGCGCATCGCCAGCGACCAGTACTCGTCGTGCCCGGCGAAGACGAGCCCCCGGTGGTGGGTCGGGTCGAGCCGTCCGGAGTGCAGGTCGAAGCTGGTGGCGTAGCTGACGTCGTACCCGTTGCGTTCCAGCCACTGGATGGCGTCGTGATCCCGGGTGAGCTGGATGGGGATGCCCGCGTCGGCGTACGGCCGGTCGAAGGAGACCTCCAGCGCGCGGACCCGGGGATCGCGGCGACGGTTCGACCCGAAGCCGTTGTAGAGGCTCTTGCCGGTCCGTCCGTCCATCGGCCACTGGTTGTACGCCTGCCAGGTGGTGACCGGCAGCACCACGCAGAGCGCGGCGGCCCGCCGGTCGTCGCGGACCACGAACGGCGTGCAGGCGCGCCAACCGTCGGCCGAGGTGAAGACCGCCTGGTAGAGGCCGGATGTCCAGTCCTCCGGCACCCGCAGCGTCCAGGACACCGGCCAGCGGCAGGCGATGGTCCCGGTTGCCGGGTCGGCCGCGGGCACCGGCTGCGGTACGCCGTCGAACTCCGGGCTGGTCACCAGCGTCCGGGCACCCGCACCGCCGTACCAGCCGAGCCGGTGGACGGAGATCCGGTACCGGCCGGCGGGGTTGACCGCGACGTGGAAGTCGATGGTCTCACCGGGGGCGACGCTGGTGGCCGAGGCGTACCCCTGGATCTGCCGGTGCCGGTCGTCGGCGTTCCGCCGAGCGTCCTGCGGCGGCCACCACGGTTCGCCGACCGCCTGGTTCTCCAGCTCCACGGGGGGCGGCTCGCGCCGGGCCAGGCGGCCGGCGTGATGTTCCCCGAGGGCCGGCTCGGTGGTGCCGAGCGCCACGGCGGACGCGCCGCCGGCGAGCAGACCGAGAGCCCAGCGCCGGCGGAGTCGGAACATCGGGCAGCTCCAGGACGGGAAAGCGGACCTGCCGGGACCGGCGGCGGATGAGAAGGTACCACCGGCCGCCCGTCCCGTCTGTCCCGTGTGGCCCTGGCCCCGGCCTCAGCCGTAGTAGCGGCGCAGCTCCCGGCTGAGCACCTTGCCGGTGGCGTTGCGGGGCAGGTACTTCACGAAGATCACGTCGCGGGGCACGGAGAAGCGGGCCAGGTAGTGCCGGACGTACTCGCGGACCGCCTCCGGGTCGAGCGTCTCGCCGGCGTGCAGGGCGAGGAACGCGGCGAGCCGCTGGCCGTACTCGGGGTCGGGCACCCCGATCACGGCGGCCTCGCGGACCTGCGGCAGCCGGGAGAGCAGGTCCTCCACCTCCGAGGGGAAGACGTTCTCGCCGCCGGAGATGATCATGTCGTCGGCCCGCCCGTCGACGAAGAGCAGCCCGTCGGGGTTGATCCGGCCCAGGTCGCCGGTGTCCAGCAGGCCGTCGTGGGTCTCCCGCCGGGCACCCGAGGTGTACCCGTCGAAGAGCATCTCGTTGCCCACGAAGATCCGCCCGACCCGCCCGTCCCGGACCGGCTCGTCGGCCTCGTCCAGGATCTCCAGCCGGGTGCCGTGCGGCGGCCGACCCGCCGTGGTCGGCGCCTCCCGCAGGTCGGCCGGGCCGGCGATGGACGCCCAGGAGACCTCGGTCGAGCCGTACAGGTTGTAGAGGACGTCGCCGTAGACGTCCATGAACCTCGGGGCCAACCCGCCGGGCAGGGCCGAGCCGCTGACCGCGACCACCTTCAGCGGCGGCCGGGGGTTCGGCGGTGGCACCTCGAGCAGCCGCTGCAGCATCACCGGTACGGCGAAGAGCGCGTCGCACTGCTGCGCCACCAGCGCGGTCTGCGTGGCAGCCGGGTCGAACCGGCGGTGCAGCACGATGGTGGCCCGCAGCGCGAAGGCCACCTGGAGGGCCGCGTACCCCCAGGTGTGGAAGAGCGGCGCGGCGATCATCATCCGGTCGCGGGCGTGCAACGGGATCCGGTCGATGATGGAGACCAGCGGACCGAAACCGTTCGGGGTGGGGCGCCGGGCGCCCTTCGGGGCGCCGGTGGTGCCGGAGGTGAGCACGATGGTCCGGCCGTCCCGCTCGGGAGGCTGAAGTTCCCCGGGCAGCGCGCCGGCGATCAGGTCCGCCTGTACCCGCTCGTCGATCCGGTGCACGTCGGCGGGGAGGCCGAGGATCCGCTCGGCGAACTCGGTGTCGTGCACCAGCACCCGCAGCGACTGTTCATCCGCGACGGTGGCGAGCTGCGCGGCGGAGAGCCCGGTGTTGACCAGTACGGCGTCCGCGCCGAGCAGCATCGCGGCGACCACCGCCTCGATCAGCCCGTGATGGTTGCGGCAGAGCACCCCGACCCGGTCTCCGGCCTGCACGCCGAGCCCGGCCCGCATCGACCGGGCCAGTCGCTCGGACCGGTCGAGCAGCTCCTGATAGGTCAGCTCACCGCCCTGCTCGTCCACGATGGCGGTGCGGTCCGGGTCGCGGGCGGCGGCCTGGCGCAGCTCACCGGCGAGGCTCCAGCCCCATTTACGCAGCGCGCCGAGCTGGGAGGCGACCCGGATCGGACGGCCGGGGTTGAGCAGCCCGCGACGGGTCAGCGTGGCGACGATGAACGGCAGGTCCAAGCCGCAACCCTCCTTCCGGCAGCCTGGAAGGGCCCCCGCAGGAGCCCTTCCACGCCGAGCGTGTCCTCTCGATCATGCACCCGCCGCGCTGGACAGCCCAGCGCGGCCGGGCAGCCCGAGCGCGCCGGGCAGCGCAGCGCGGCCGGGCAGCCCGAGCGCGCCGGGCAGCCCGGTCAGCGGATCTGCATTCCGGAGATGGCCCGCGAGATGACGAGCCGCTGGATCTCGGAGGTGCCCTCGAAGATGGTGTAGATCTTCGCGTCCCGGTACCAGCGCTCGACCGGGTGATCCCGCAGGAAGCCCGCGCCGCCGAGCAGCTGTACCGCCTTCTCGGTGACCGACACGGCCACCTCGCCCGCCTTGAGCTTGGACATCGAGCCCTCGCCCGCGGTGAAGGGCCGGTTGTTGCGGCCCATCCAGGAGGCCCGCCAGACCAGCAGCCGGGCGGCGTCGATCTCCATCTTCATGTCGGCCAGCGCGAACGCGACGGCCTGGTTCTCGATGATCGGCCGTCCGAACTGGACCCGGTCCTTCGCGTAGTCCAGGGCGTACTCGTAGGCGGCCCGGGCCACGCCGAGCGCCTGCGCGCCGACCGTCGGGCGGGACAGCTCGAAGGTCCGCATCGCGGCCTGCCCCGAGGCGCGCTGCCCGGAGCGGGCCCGGTCGAGCCGCTCCAGCAGGGCCTCCCGCCCGCCGAGCAGGCAGCGCCCGGGGACGCGTACGTCGTCGAGGAAGACGTCGGCGGTGTGCGACGCGCGCAGCCCCAGCTTGCGCAGCTTGCGGGTCGCGTCCAGCCCCTTCGTCTGCGGCGGTACGACGAACGCGGCCTGCCCGCGCGAGCCGAGCGATGGGTCGACCGAGGCGGTGACCACGTGCACCCCGGCGATCCCGCCGTTGGTGGCGTACGCCTTCTGCCCGCGCAGCACCCACTCGTCGGTGGCCTCGTCGTACACCGCCCGGGTGCGCATCGCCCCCACGTCGGAACCGGCCTCCGGTTCGCTGGTGCAGAACGCGGCGACGGCCGGCTCGTCCAGGGAGCCGAAGCACTGCGGCACCCATTCGACGAGCTGGTCCGGGGTGCCCGCGCCGTAGATGGCGGCGACCGCGAGGGAGGTGCCGAAGATGCTCAGCCCGATGCCGGCGTCACCCCAGAAGAGTTCCTCGCTGGCGATCGGCAGCGAGAGGCCGGTGGGGTCGGCCCAGCAGGTGGCGAGGAACTCGAAGCCGTAGAGGCCGACCTTCGCCGCCTCCTTGAGGATCGGCCAGGGGGTCTCCTCCCGGGCGTCCCACTCGGCCGCGGCCGGGCGCACGACGTCGGCGGCGAAGCCGTGCACCCAGTCGCGGAGATCCCGCTGTTCCTCGTTCAGGTCGAGCGAGAACTCGGCCATCTCAGGCCTTGGGGATGTCGAACAGGTTGGCGATGTTGGCGGCGAGGCCCAGGTCGCCCTTGGCCTTGAGCTTGCCGGTCATGAACATCATGACGGGGTTGGCGCCACCGGAGACGGTCTTCAGGAACTCGACCGGGCCCATGGTGAGGCTGAGCTTCGGGTCGTGCTGCGGCGTCTCGTTGACCGTGCACGTGCCGTCGGCGATGACGACCTCGTAGGTGTCGGTGCCACCGTCCGGGCGGCCGGTGATGTTCCAGTGGATCACCGCGTTGGTGGAGCCGGCGCGATCGGCGCGGAACAGCGACGGCATCCGGCCGAAGACCTCGCTCAGGATCTTGCCACGCAGGTCGCCGGACATCACCTCGGCGATCTTGTCGTCGGGGGTGGACTTGACCAGCTGGGCGAACTCCTTGGGGCCGACGTTGGCGAGGTTGGCCGGGTCGAAGTCAGTCATGGGGGAATGCACCTCTCGGGGCGGGGCCGACTTTGGTTACTCTCGCGTAACCTTACGCACGAGTAGGTATGCTCGCAAGAGTGTCCGGCACACCCACCTTCAAGCGCCTGCCCCGGGCCGTACGCGAGCAGCAGATGCTCGACGCGGCGGTCAAGGTCTTCTCCCGGCGCGGCTTCCACGCCGCGAGCATGGACGAGATCGCCGACGACGCCGGCATCTCCAAGCCCATGGTCTACGCGTACCTCGGCACCAAGGAGGAGCTCTTCGTCGCCTGCCTGCACCGGGAGGGCACCCGGATGATGGAGGCCATCGCCGGGGCGGCCGCCCCCGACCTGCCCGCCGACGAGCGGCTCTGGCGGGGGTTGCGGGCGTTCTTCGGCTTCGTCGGGGCGCACCGGGACGGTTGGGCGGTGCTCTACCGGCAGGCCCGCGGCTCGCAGCCCTTCGCCGCCGAGCTGGCCACCATGCGCGGCCGGCTGGTCGAGGTGGTCGCCGGCATGCTCGACCACGCGCTGCGCGCCGAGGGGCGCGAGGTGGGCGCCACGGATCTGGAGGTGGTCGCGTACGCCCTGGTCGGCGCGACCGAGTCGCTGGCCGACTGGCTCGCCGACCACCCGGAGGCGGACCCGGAGAAGACCGCCACCCGGATGATGAACGTGGCGTGGGTCGGCGCCGCCCAGCTCCTCCGTGGCACCGTCTGGCACCCGCCCGCCCCCTGACCGGTCACCACGGACCGTCGCGCGGTCTGCGGTGGGCGGCCGAACGGTGGGCCCGGTGGCGCAGCCAGCGGACGGTCTCGACCAGCAGCGCGATCGCCACCGAGACGCCCAGGCCGGCCAGCACGCCGCGGAGCGGGTCGCGGTGGAAGGCCAGCCCGCCGAAGTAGCCGAGCATGGCGGAGTAGATCGCCCAGCACACCGCCCCGATCCCGTCGAAGAGCAGGAACGACCGGGGTGGATAGCGGACCGCGCCCATGGTGACGGTCACCGCGGTCCGTCCGCCCGGGACGTACCGGGCGACGATCAGGATCAGTCCGCCGCGCCGGTGCACCGCCTGGCGGGCCCACTCGGAACCGGCCCGCCGCCGGCTGTCCGGGCGGAGGCGGATCAGCCGGTGCGCCCGGCCGCCGCGGCCGATCGCGTACGACACATGGTCGCCGGCGAGTGCGCCGAGCGCTCCCGCGGCGATCACCCCGACCAGGTTGGGATCACCAGCGGTGGCAAGGACGGCGGCGGTGATCACCGCCGCCTCGCCGGGCACGATCGGGAAGAACGCGTCGACCGCGGTGAGCCCGAAGATCAGCAGGTACACCCACGGCGAGGCGACCGTCTGCCGGACCAGGTCGAGCACGGACTCCATGCCCTCATGCTCGCCGGGTGGAGGTGGAGCGGTGACCGAGTCGGCGGATCAGCGCACGGCGCCGGCCAGGTGCGGGCGACCGCGCAGGTCGTGCAGGGCGAACCCGCCGGCCGGGAGGACGCTGAAGCTCACCGTGCTGGGCAGCGGCACCGGCAGCTTGAACCCCACCTCCACGGTGTAGGCGTCCGGCAGCCGGTTCTCCAGCGCGGCCAGGCAGCGGGCCTTGCTCCACATGCCGTGCGCGATGGGCCGGGGGAATCCGAGCAGCCGGGCACCGAGCCGGGAGGTGTGGATCGGGTTGTGGTCGCCGGAGACCCGCGCGTAGTCCCGGCCGACCCGGGGCTCGACCCGCCAGCGGGCCGAGCCGGCCGGCGCCGGTGGCCGCTCACCCTGCTCGCGCCGTCCGCCGCCGCCCGGCTTCCGCTCCTTGCCGAGGTACGTCGAGACGCCGCGCCAGGCCTCCTCCCCGGCGACCGAGCCGACCAGCACCACGTCGAGCTGCCGACCCCGGTCGTGCGGGCGCAGGTTCTCGGCGTACGCGGTGAAGTCGATGGTCTCGGCGGCGTCGATCGGGCGGTGCACGGTGATCCGGTTGCCGACGTGCACCACGCCGGCCAGCGGGATGGGGAACTCCGGGGCGGTCATCAGCCGCAGCGCCAGCGGAAAGCCCATGACGTGCGGGTACGTTGCCGGCAGCCGGTCGGCGAGGCGGAACCCACAGACCCGGTCGTAGTCGGCGAGATGGGCCCGGTCGACAGTGACGCCGGTGACGGTCAGCTCGACCTCGGGCACGGTGTCGCTCCGCCGGCCGCCCTGGACCGGGAGCGCGCCGAGCAGGGCCC
Proteins encoded:
- a CDS encoding type IV toxin-antitoxin system AbiEi family antitoxin domain-containing protein; its protein translation is MDALTIVRRVAAGRDGVVTLAQARAAGLSVHEVQRLCRAGRWRAIARGGYLVDADRYDGIPRRARIRAAVASFGPGAAVVLGTAAELHRIEGLRPSDSIHLSVPGPAARPARLAHPEVVVHQLLIAPGQFGRVAGIMATDPLRTVSDLILREQRYTAVSLLDSALNRGLLRPEDLQLVPSLLRGRRGAVAARAYLTEADGRAQSPLETRTRLRCVDGKVPPDALQLEVRDHDGYLIGIGDMGWRASRIIAEADGRAAQGSPDALFADRHRQNRLLNAGWAVLRFTWADTLRPDYIPWMVRQAMAAARDRRS
- the purD gene encoding phosphoribosylamine--glycine ligase, with protein sequence MRVLLVGGGGREHALALGLSADPSVEALIAAPGNPGIGALAELRSLDATDPSAVAALAVEVGADLVVIGPEAPLVAGAADAVRAKGIPAFGPSAEAARLEGSKAFAKDVMLAAGVPTARAFTCTDAESTCRALDEFGPPYVVKNDGLAAGKGVVVTEDRAAALRHAEECGRVVIEEYLAGPEVSLFVVTDGEAALPLLPAQDFKRVGDGDTGPNTGGMGAYAPLPWAPPGLVGEVVRDVVHPTLAEMRRRGTPFAGLLYVGLAITAAGPRVIEFNARFGDPETQVVLALLETPLAGLLHAAATGTLAAHPPLCWRDGAAVTVVVAAEGYPAAPRTGDVIAGADRPGVIHAGTAHRASDGALLSAGGRVLCGTATGPDLAAARDAAYALVDGIELAGSHHRTDIAAAAQDGRITIPA
- a CDS encoding N,N-dimethylformamidase beta subunit family domain-containing protein gives rise to the protein MFRLRRRWALGLLAGGASAVALGTTEPALGEHHAGRLARREPPPVELENQAVGEPWWPPQDARRNADDRHRQIQGYASATSVAPGETIDFHVAVNPAGRYRISVHRLGWYGGAGARTLVTSPEFDGVPQPVPAADPATGTIACRWPVSWTLRVPEDWTSGLYQAVFTSADGWRACTPFVVRDDRRAAALCVVLPVTTWQAYNQWPMDGRTGKSLYNGFGSNRRRDPRVRALEVSFDRPYADAGIPIQLTRDHDAIQWLERNGYDVSYATSFDLHSGRLDPTHHRGLVFAGHDEYWSLAMRRAAERAVAAGTSLAFLGANSVYWHIRVRPAADGRPERVVACAKTMPDPGQDAAGPTVKWRSLGPAEQALLGVQYNGIVGAPQPLVVRAADHWFWAGAGVADGDRIPGVVGGEADGVNPGGPRPATAKSAVLSASPYRTREGGQQVQNAHLYETPQGGLVFATGTLCWTMALNRPGHRDDRIERATANLLDRMTGRSQGSAGRPGPGPAAQG
- a CDS encoding AMP-binding protein, which encodes MDLPFIVATLTRRGLLNPGRPIRVASQLGALRKWGWSLAGELRQAAARDPDRTAIVDEQGGELTYQELLDRSERLARSMRAGLGVQAGDRVGVLCRNHHGLIEAVVAAMLLGADAVLVNTGLSAAQLATVADEQSLRVLVHDTEFAERILGLPADVHRIDERVQADLIAGALPGELQPPERDGRTIVLTSGTTGAPKGARRPTPNGFGPLVSIIDRIPLHARDRMMIAAPLFHTWGYAALQVAFALRATIVLHRRFDPAATQTALVAQQCDALFAVPVMLQRLLEVPPPNPRPPLKVVAVSGSALPGGLAPRFMDVYGDVLYNLYGSTEVSWASIAGPADLREAPTTAGRPPHGTRLEILDEADEPVRDGRVGRIFVGNEMLFDGYTSGARRETHDGLLDTGDLGRINPDGLLFVDGRADDMIISGGENVFPSEVEDLLSRLPQVREAAVIGVPDPEYGQRLAAFLALHAGETLDPEAVREYVRHYLARFSVPRDVIFVKYLPRNATGKVLSRELRRYYG
- a CDS encoding acyl-CoA dehydrogenase family protein codes for the protein MAEFSLDLNEEQRDLRDWVHGFAADVVRPAAAEWDAREETPWPILKEAAKVGLYGFEFLATCWADPTGLSLPIASEELFWGDAGIGLSIFGTSLAVAAIYGAGTPDQLVEWVPQCFGSLDEPAVAAFCTSEPEAGSDVGAMRTRAVYDEATDEWVLRGQKAYATNGGIAGVHVVTASVDPSLGSRGQAAFVVPPQTKGLDATRKLRKLGLRASHTADVFLDDVRVPGRCLLGGREALLERLDRARSGQRASGQAAMRTFELSRPTVGAQALGVARAAYEYALDYAKDRVQFGRPIIENQAVAFALADMKMEIDAARLLVWRASWMGRNNRPFTAGEGSMSKLKAGEVAVSVTEKAVQLLGGAGFLRDHPVERWYRDAKIYTIFEGTSEIQRLVISRAISGMQIR
- a CDS encoding SCP2 sterol-binding domain-containing protein codes for the protein MTDFDPANLANVGPKEFAQLVKSTPDDKIAEVMSGDLRGKILSEVFGRMPSLFRADRAGSTNAVIHWNITGRPDGGTDTYEVVIADGTCTVNETPQHDPKLSLTMGPVEFLKTVSGGANPVMMFMTGKLKAKGDLGLAANIANLFDIPKA
- a CDS encoding TetR/AcrR family transcriptional regulator produces the protein MSGTPTFKRLPRAVREQQMLDAAVKVFSRRGFHAASMDEIADDAGISKPMVYAYLGTKEELFVACLHREGTRMMEAIAGAAAPDLPADERLWRGLRAFFGFVGAHRDGWAVLYRQARGSQPFAAELATMRGRLVEVVAGMLDHALRAEGREVGATDLEVVAYALVGATESLADWLADHPEADPEKTATRMMNVAWVGAAQLLRGTVWHPPAP
- a CDS encoding DedA family protein, which produces MESVLDLVRQTVASPWVYLLIFGLTAVDAFFPIVPGEAAVITAAVLATAGDPNLVGVIAAGALGALAGDHVSYAIGRGGRAHRLIRLRPDSRRRAGSEWARQAVHRRGGLILIVARYVPGGRTAVTVTMGAVRYPPRSFLLFDGIGAVCWAIYSAMLGYFGGLAFHRDPLRGVLAGLGVSVAIALLVETVRWLRHRAHRSAAHRRPRDGPW
- a CDS encoding MaoC family dehydratase — encoded protein: MPAGGALYRRALLGALPVQGGRRSDTVPEVELTVTGVTVDRAHLADYDRVCGFRLADRLPATYPHVMGFPLALRLMTAPEFPIPLAGVVHVGNRITVHRPIDAAETIDFTAYAENLRPHDRGRQLDVVLVGSVAGEEAWRGVSTYLGKERKPGGGGRREQGERPPAPAGSARWRVEPRVGRDYARVSGDHNPIHTSRLGARLLGFPRPIAHGMWSKARCLAALENRLPDAYTVEVGFKLPVPLPSTVSFSVLPAGGFALHDLRGRPHLAGAVR